From a single Actinomyces viscosus genomic region:
- the acpS gene encoding holo-ACP synthase AcpS, with protein sequence MTEPHFPDMPQTSPEATVLAVGADLVHVPDFETQLNQPGTVFAQQAFTARELREARRRAQEKGSRPAQHLAARWAAKEAFIKAWSQAHAQYANSRGDSASPVILSEDVDWREVELVTDRWGRPSLRLSGTIAHAVERSLGQEVSTPGCWPVSLSHDGDYAIAIVLHSR encoded by the coding sequence ATGACTGAGCCGCATTTTCCGGACATGCCACAGACTTCTCCGGAGGCAACAGTTCTGGCGGTAGGCGCGGACCTGGTGCACGTTCCGGACTTCGAGACTCAGCTCAATCAGCCCGGCACCGTCTTCGCGCAGCAGGCCTTCACGGCGCGCGAGCTTCGCGAGGCCCGCCGCCGCGCCCAGGAGAAGGGATCACGCCCGGCGCAGCACCTGGCTGCGAGATGGGCGGCCAAGGAGGCGTTCATCAAGGCCTGGAGCCAGGCACACGCGCAATACGCCAATAGTCGCGGAGACAGCGCTTCCCCGGTTATCCTGAGCGAGGACGTCGACTGGCGCGAGGTTGAGCTTGTCACCGATCGATGGGGGCGGCCGTCCTTACGCCTGAGCGGCACCATTGCCCACGCTGTTGAACGCAGCCTCGGACAGGAGGTATCGACCCCAGGGTGCTGGCCGGTTTCTCTGAGCCATGACGGCGACTATGCGATCGCGATCGTTCTTCATTCGCGCTAA
- the putP gene encoding sodium/proline symporter PutP yields the protein MTDATYQAIAMIVYFVAMLAIGGWAYLRTDNFDDYMLADRDLNPWVAALSAGASDMSGWLLMGLPGALYATGLVEGWIAVGLTIGALANWLLVAPRLRAYTEVANNSITVPSFLDNRLHDERRLLRWSSGLIILVYFTFYVSSGMVAGGRFFESSFGMDYHLGMVIVAAITVVYTLIGGFLAVSYTDFIQGLMMVAALVMVPIAGVIHLGGLSNLVKAVSEVDPHYWAVWGPTTTLIGVISALAWGLGYFGQPHIIVRFMAIRSPKEAVAGGTIGIGWMLFAVLGAAGTAIVGVAVYQHDKSRLADPETVFITLGQLLFHPLVAGFMLAAILAAIMSTISSQLLVTSSALIEDLYGSMNRTRGNDISSNRMVLYSRMAVFAIALVAAVMAWNPSKTILDLVAFAWAGFGASFGPTVLLSLYWRRLSAMGAFAGMITGAVIVMIWGNASGGPGGILNLYEIVPGFLGNLIVAWAVSRTSRPSEEISQEFDAAVAASRA from the coding sequence ATGACTGATGCTACTTACCAAGCCATCGCGATGATCGTCTACTTCGTGGCGATGCTCGCCATCGGAGGCTGGGCCTACCTGCGGACGGACAACTTCGACGACTACATGCTCGCCGACCGCGACCTCAACCCCTGGGTGGCTGCGCTCTCGGCCGGGGCCTCGGACATGTCGGGGTGGCTGCTCATGGGACTACCGGGCGCCCTGTACGCCACTGGCCTGGTCGAGGGGTGGATCGCCGTCGGCCTGACGATCGGGGCCCTGGCGAACTGGCTGCTGGTCGCCCCCCGCCTGCGCGCCTACACCGAGGTCGCCAACAACTCCATCACGGTCCCGAGCTTCCTGGACAACCGGCTCCACGATGAGCGTCGGCTGCTGCGCTGGTCCAGCGGCCTCATCATCCTGGTCTACTTCACCTTCTACGTCTCCTCCGGCATGGTCGCCGGCGGAAGGTTCTTCGAGTCCTCCTTCGGGATGGACTACCACCTCGGCATGGTCATCGTCGCGGCCATCACCGTGGTCTACACGCTCATCGGCGGGTTCCTGGCCGTGTCCTACACCGACTTCATCCAGGGGCTCATGATGGTGGCCGCCCTGGTCATGGTGCCGATTGCCGGCGTCATACATCTGGGGGGACTGTCCAACCTGGTCAAGGCCGTCTCCGAGGTCGATCCCCACTACTGGGCCGTCTGGGGGCCGACGACCACGCTGATCGGCGTCATCTCGGCCCTGGCCTGGGGACTGGGCTACTTCGGCCAGCCACACATCATCGTCCGGTTCATGGCCATCCGCAGCCCCAAGGAGGCCGTGGCCGGGGGCACCATCGGAATCGGCTGGATGCTCTTCGCCGTGCTCGGTGCGGCCGGCACCGCCATCGTCGGGGTGGCCGTCTACCAGCACGACAAGAGCAGGCTGGCCGACCCGGAGACCGTCTTCATCACCTTAGGACAGCTGCTCTTCCACCCGCTGGTCGCCGGGTTCATGCTGGCCGCCATCCTCGCTGCGATCATGTCGACGATCTCCTCCCAGCTGCTCGTCACCTCCTCGGCACTCATCGAGGACCTGTACGGATCGATGAACCGCACCCGTGGCAACGACATCAGCAGCAACCGCATGGTGCTCTACTCGCGCATGGCGGTCTTCGCGATCGCCCTGGTCGCGGCCGTCATGGCCTGGAACCCCAGCAAGACGATCCTCGATCTCGTGGCCTTCGCCTGGGCCGGCTTCGGAGCCTCCTTCGGCCCGACCGTTCTGCTGTCCCTGTACTGGAGGCGTCTGAGCGCCATGGGGGCCTTCGCCGGAATGATCACCGGCGCCGTCATCGTCATGATCTGGGGAAACGCCTCCGGCGGCCCGGGCGGCATCCTCAACCTCTACGAGATCGTCCCCGGCTTCCTGGGCAACCTGATTGTGGCCTGGGCCGTATCCCGCACGAGTCGGCCCTCGGAGGAGATCTCTCAGGAGTTCGACGCCGCCGTCGCCGCCTCGCGCGCGTAG
- a CDS encoding glycerate kinase, whose translation MRIVVAPDSFKESMTAARAARAMAAGVRDALPSCAVDQVPVSDGGEGFAQAVTTAWGASWREVDTVDALGRPRTAGFGLDGDRAVVDLASSVGLEHIAPGERDVMRSSTIGLGRVMAAALDAGSRSLLIGLGGSASNDMGLGMLTALGARCLDAEGDEVEPVPAAFTRIVSIEAEPARRRLEDVSITVAGDVTNPLTGPHGAAAVFGPQKGLTEPAIAWVDGEMARLAGILGLSRWVSRPGTGAAGGTAFALGAVLGARLATGIDHLTRVVGLRERLEGADLLLTGEGALDGQSVNGKAVSGVLRLAHECRVPSMVFAGRVSLDARARRRLADLGARDIIQVSDPSVPVETSLRRGPDLLRRGVAHALRQRVQPCGPTRGVYPGRMKLEILHTGTVVIDETLPYHRPTDRPLSWTHLGRGRRHLIEAPVSCYLVEAPSGLVLIDTGWHTSNRTRLGQLGNLRHQYAVNKARLPQGQAIHEQLEARGIRPRDLDLVLLSHLHCDHADGLRLVRQAPRIMVSATELRAAEKDRARYLPHEWNGVDLQTFSWDTRFGPVQRAWDVFGDGSILMVSAPGHAWGLCATILRGGTSGEAAAEPSSRETNLLGDDPRDVVILSSDVGYGRPSFEQGLRPSVVVDAPLAQRSLSWVRAAAKDPRVKHLIANHDPEQQPRTIVF comes from the coding sequence ATGAGGATCGTTGTCGCCCCCGACTCCTTCAAGGAGTCCATGACAGCGGCGCGGGCCGCCCGGGCCATGGCCGCCGGCGTGCGGGACGCCCTGCCCTCGTGCGCGGTGGACCAGGTCCCGGTCTCCGACGGCGGGGAGGGCTTCGCCCAGGCCGTCACCACCGCCTGGGGCGCCTCGTGGCGAGAGGTGGACACCGTCGACGCACTGGGCCGGCCTCGAACGGCCGGGTTCGGCCTTGATGGCGACCGTGCCGTCGTCGACCTGGCCTCCAGCGTGGGGCTGGAGCACATCGCGCCGGGGGAGCGGGACGTCATGCGCTCCTCAACGATCGGGCTGGGCCGGGTGATGGCCGCCGCGCTCGATGCCGGCTCGCGCTCACTGCTCATCGGGCTGGGCGGCTCGGCCTCCAACGACATGGGCCTGGGGATGCTGACGGCGCTGGGCGCGCGGTGCCTGGATGCTGAGGGAGACGAGGTGGAGCCGGTACCCGCCGCGTTCACCCGCATCGTGAGTATCGAGGCCGAGCCTGCTCGCCGTCGTCTCGAGGACGTCAGCATCACGGTGGCCGGTGACGTGACGAACCCACTGACGGGCCCTCACGGCGCAGCTGCTGTCTTCGGACCTCAGAAGGGACTGACCGAGCCCGCCATCGCGTGGGTCGACGGCGAGATGGCGCGCCTGGCAGGCATCCTCGGCCTGAGCCGGTGGGTGTCCCGCCCGGGTACCGGGGCGGCCGGTGGGACCGCCTTCGCCCTGGGCGCCGTGCTCGGGGCGCGGCTGGCCACCGGTATCGACCATCTGACTCGGGTCGTGGGGCTGCGTGAGCGGCTGGAGGGCGCCGACCTGCTGCTGACGGGGGAGGGGGCGCTGGACGGACAGTCTGTGAATGGCAAGGCGGTCAGCGGCGTGCTCCGCCTGGCCCACGAGTGCCGTGTGCCCTCAATGGTCTTCGCCGGTCGGGTCAGTTTGGATGCGCGAGCCCGCCGTCGCCTGGCCGATCTGGGAGCCCGGGACATTATCCAGGTCTCCGATCCCTCCGTTCCGGTGGAGACGTCTCTGAGACGGGGTCCGGATCTTCTGCGTCGCGGCGTCGCGCATGCCCTGCGGCAGCGAGTCCAGCCCTGCGGTCCCACGCGAGGGGTTTACCCTGGCCGTATGAAGCTGGAGATTCTGCACACGGGAACGGTCGTCATCGATGAGACTCTTCCCTACCATCGGCCCACGGACCGCCCGCTGTCATGGACCCACCTCGGGCGGGGACGACGCCATCTGATCGAGGCGCCGGTCTCCTGCTATCTCGTCGAGGCGCCGTCGGGCCTGGTCCTGATCGACACCGGCTGGCACACCAGCAACCGCACCCGCCTGGGACAGCTGGGCAACCTGCGCCACCAGTACGCGGTGAACAAGGCACGCCTGCCCCAGGGGCAGGCGATCCACGAGCAGCTCGAGGCCAGGGGGATCCGGCCTCGGGACCTCGACCTGGTGCTCCTCAGCCACCTCCACTGCGATCACGCCGACGGGCTGCGCCTGGTTCGGCAGGCTCCCAGGATCATGGTTTCCGCCACTGAGCTGCGGGCCGCGGAGAAGGATCGGGCCCGCTACCTCCCACACGAGTGGAACGGGGTCGATCTGCAGACCTTCAGCTGGGACACCCGTTTCGGGCCGGTCCAGCGCGCTTGGGACGTCTTCGGCGACGGTAGCATCCTCATGGTCTCCGCTCCCGGTCACGCCTGGGGTCTGTGCGCCACGATCCTGCGGGGCGGGACCTCTGGTGAAGCGGCTGCGGAGCCGTCGAGCCGGGAGACCAATCTGCTGGGAGACGATCCGCGCGACGTCGTCATCCTCAGCAGCGACGTCGGTTACGGGCGGCCCTCCTTCGAGCAGGGCCTGCGCCCATCAGTCGTGGTTGACGCCCCCTTGGCCCAGCGATCCCTGAGCTGGGTGCGGGCCGCGGCCAAGGACCCGCGGGTGAAGCACCTGATCGCCAACCATGACCCCGAGCAGCAGCCCCGGACGATCGTTTTCTAG
- a CDS encoding ABC transporter permease, translated as MYSPSPVGKAARTQASRTTTSSRDLLVQSGSAGSSPAASSPEPPNRRRRRIRAAESNGPWPAIGLGAALLIVWQLATGAGAVPEIFLPSPLAVVERLWLSLTQAGLGWRAWITLREALLGCLLAAVLGLPLAWGLYRWRLFSRAVLPYVAASQAVPGIAIAPLLVLWIGYGTLPIVVLCAFMVFFPITITVLLGLRSLDSDVMDAARLDGAHGLSLLIHMELPMSLPAIYTGLRTGFTLSVTGAVVGELIMGGEGLGTVLSTQQSRGDTTGVFATITLLCVLATSIHWALHELERRSRTVDALRGRRAT; from the coding sequence GTGTACAGCCCCAGCCCCGTCGGCAAGGCCGCGCGCACCCAGGCCTCCAGAACAACCACGTCATCCAGGGATCTTCTGGTGCAGTCAGGCTCCGCCGGTTCCTCTCCAGCAGCCTCATCGCCCGAGCCGCCGAATCGCCGCCGACGTCGCATTCGCGCTGCCGAGAGCAACGGGCCCTGGCCGGCCATCGGCCTGGGGGCGGCCCTGCTCATCGTCTGGCAGCTCGCCACCGGGGCGGGCGCCGTCCCCGAGATCTTCCTGCCCAGCCCACTGGCCGTCGTTGAGCGCCTGTGGCTGAGCCTGACGCAGGCCGGACTGGGATGGAGGGCCTGGATCACGCTGCGCGAGGCTCTCCTCGGCTGCTTGCTTGCCGCCGTCCTCGGCCTGCCTCTGGCCTGGGGACTGTACCGCTGGCGGCTGTTCTCACGCGCCGTCCTGCCCTATGTCGCCGCCAGCCAAGCGGTTCCCGGCATCGCCATCGCACCCCTGCTGGTGCTGTGGATCGGTTACGGGACCCTTCCGATCGTGGTCCTGTGCGCCTTCATGGTCTTCTTCCCCATCACGATCACGGTGCTCCTGGGGCTGCGCAGCCTGGACAGCGACGTCATGGACGCGGCTCGGCTCGACGGCGCCCACGGCCTGAGCCTGCTCATCCACATGGAGCTGCCCATGTCGCTGCCCGCGATCTACACCGGGCTGCGCACCGGCTTCACCCTGTCGGTCACCGGGGCGGTCGTCGGTGAGCTCATCATGGGCGGCGAGGGTCTGGGCACCGTGCTCTCCACCCAGCAGAGCCGGGGCGACACCACCGGCGTGTTCGCCACGATCACCCTCCTGTGCGTCCTGGCCACCTCCATCCACTGGGCCCTGCACGAGCTCGAGCGACGCAGCCGCACCGTGGACGCCCTGCGGGGCCGGCGCGCCACCTGA
- a CDS encoding ABC transporter substrate-binding protein has protein sequence MNISHRVVSQAPLSRRHLLAGGLSLAGSGALAACSSGTASRAASASAAGGPLTIGLTYTPNIQFAPFYMAKKDGKYAANVTLRHHGSQDGLFDALQSGEEHLVIAGADEAVVATSNGSDLVVIGGYYQSYPACLIVPESSSINAPADLRGKTVGTPGKKGETWYALQLAMDTGSLTESDLTIQEIGYTQQAAIVGGKVDAVVGFSNNDAIQMSQAGTPVRTIQVADQIPLVGASLVTTRSLLDSRRQDLEAAVKASIEGMTAFVKDPDAAVEATKDQVADLKVDQTQAARAREVAVATGKLVSGDGSQPIGSVRVDDVASMIEFLSSHKLLGGKKTPQAAEVCVPLGQ, from the coding sequence ATGAACATCTCCCACCGCGTCGTCTCTCAAGCACCCCTCTCACGCCGCCACCTGCTGGCAGGAGGTCTGTCCCTCGCCGGTTCCGGGGCGCTCGCCGCCTGCTCCTCGGGGACCGCCAGCCGTGCGGCCTCCGCCTCGGCTGCTGGAGGCCCGCTGACCATTGGCCTGACCTACACGCCGAACATCCAGTTCGCCCCCTTCTACATGGCCAAGAAGGACGGGAAGTACGCCGCGAACGTGACACTGCGCCACCACGGGTCGCAGGACGGTCTCTTCGACGCCCTCCAGAGCGGGGAGGAGCACCTCGTCATCGCCGGTGCCGATGAGGCGGTGGTGGCCACCTCCAACGGGAGCGACCTCGTCGTCATCGGTGGCTACTACCAGTCCTACCCGGCCTGCCTCATCGTGCCGGAGAGCTCCTCGATCAACGCCCCCGCGGACCTCAGGGGCAAGACCGTCGGCACTCCGGGCAAGAAGGGGGAGACCTGGTACGCCCTCCAGCTGGCGATGGACACAGGCTCCCTGACCGAGTCGGACCTGACGATCCAGGAGATCGGCTACACCCAGCAGGCCGCGATCGTCGGCGGCAAGGTCGACGCCGTTGTCGGCTTCTCCAACAACGACGCGATCCAGATGAGCCAGGCCGGCACCCCGGTGCGCACCATCCAGGTGGCCGACCAGATCCCCCTTGTGGGCGCCTCACTGGTGACGACCCGCTCCCTGCTGGACTCGCGTCGCCAGGACCTCGAGGCGGCGGTCAAGGCCTCGATCGAGGGCATGACCGCCTTCGTCAAGGACCCCGACGCGGCGGTCGAGGCCACGAAGGACCAGGTGGCCGACCTCAAGGTGGATCAGACCCAGGCGGCTCGTGCGCGGGAGGTCGCCGTGGCCACCGGCAAGCTGGTCAGTGGCGACGGCTCCCAGCCCATCGGCTCGGTCAGGGTCGACGACGTCGCCTCGATGATCGAGTTCCTGTCCTCGCACAAGCTCCTGGGGGGCAAGAAGACACCTCAGGCGGCCGAGGTCTGCGTGCCCCTGGGGCAGTAG
- the hisG gene encoding ATP phosphoribosyltransferase encodes MLRIAVPNKGSLSEPAITMLSEAGYRTRRTGRELVLVDETNDVELFFLRPRDIAVYVGQGTVHAGITGRDLLLDSGVDAVEHLPLGFARSTFRFAAPKGTMTSLADVAGRRVATSYDVLVRSYLASRGVEAQTVHLDGAVESSVQLGVADLIADVVETGTTLRAAGLETFGDPILISEAVLITTEQFRGEPGLATLVRRLEGVLRARAYVLVDYDVPMNKLHLAAALTPGIESPTVSPLQNPDWVAVRAMVPRADMNRVMDELYEVGARAILVSSLLACRL; translated from the coding sequence GTGCTGCGTATCGCCGTCCCGAACAAGGGCTCCCTGTCCGAGCCCGCCATCACCATGCTCTCCGAGGCGGGCTACCGCACCCGCCGCACGGGCCGTGAGCTCGTGCTCGTCGACGAGACCAATGACGTCGAGCTGTTCTTCCTGCGTCCGCGGGACATCGCCGTGTACGTCGGCCAGGGCACCGTGCACGCCGGTATCACCGGACGCGACCTGCTCCTGGACTCCGGGGTCGACGCCGTTGAGCACCTGCCCCTGGGCTTCGCCCGCTCCACCTTCCGCTTCGCCGCCCCCAAGGGCACCATGACCTCCCTGGCCGACGTCGCCGGGCGGCGCGTGGCCACCTCCTACGACGTCCTGGTGCGCAGCTACCTGGCCTCCCGGGGGGTGGAGGCCCAGACCGTCCACCTCGACGGCGCCGTGGAGTCCTCCGTCCAGCTGGGCGTGGCCGACCTCATCGCCGACGTCGTCGAGACCGGCACGACGCTGCGGGCCGCCGGGCTGGAGACCTTCGGGGACCCGATCCTCATCAGCGAGGCCGTGCTCATCACCACCGAGCAGTTCCGCGGTGAGCCCGGGCTGGCCACGCTCGTGCGGCGCCTGGAGGGAGTGCTGCGCGCCCGCGCCTACGTGCTCGTGGACTATGACGTCCCCATGAACAAGCTGCACCTGGCGGCGGCCCTCACCCCGGGCATCGAGTCCCCCACCGTCTCCCCGCTGCAGAACCCCGACTGGGTGGCGGTGCGGGCCATGGTGCCGCGGGCGGACATGAACCGGGTCATGGACGAGCTCTACGAGGTCGGGGCCCGCGCCATCCTCGTCTCCTCACTGCTGGCCTGCCGGCTGTAA
- a CDS encoding phosphoribosyl-ATP diphosphatase: MKTFEDLFSELQHKAATRPEGSGTVEELDRGVHFIGKKLVEEAAEAWMACEHESDEAACEEISQLLYHAQVMMVAKGYSLQDVYRYL, encoded by the coding sequence ATGAAGACCTTTGAGGACCTTTTCAGCGAGCTGCAGCACAAGGCGGCCACCCGCCCCGAGGGCTCCGGGACGGTGGAGGAGCTGGACCGCGGGGTCCACTTCATCGGCAAGAAGCTCGTCGAGGAGGCCGCCGAGGCCTGGATGGCCTGCGAGCACGAGTCCGACGAGGCCGCCTGTGAGGAGATCAGCCAGCTGCTCTACCACGCCCAGGTCATGATGGTGGCCAAGGGCTACAGCCTCCAGGACGTCTACCGCTACCTGTAA
- a CDS encoding ABC-2 family transporter permease has product MSAATPVRARAAMNVSLWDLVRAEITRSRRTFTWGVIGTTLIFTVHTIILANASVSSGVVEELQWNGNALAWMHMYAGAFAVPLGLLTGAMAQWREQRWRQGGTAWRAVDPRRVVAARLVVLSLSALACQVALVAPVVAHALIVGSGWGPWDRYLLFALYMWIVVTGACAWGMAAFRVARVVAVGVAPVLGFVWSVAGAVQAERDDWWMFPWAWTARAALPLLGVHGNSVLLEEDSPVWSYPLAPGLLLTSALTLIGAALALLAGPPGGVAPAASRLSRLLPGKRTDDVRDDARYVARTAPASPPRAASERRSTSATRMARVPGPRSAVLAMAGVLPWAVWAVLAVLLLVLLGVLHTAYPPGYGQSVLELMGVPVAAAVVGITVWGRLQPAWRVLITRRGAGSILTSTAILGALFLLPVLVISWTVTVLGDTLTRTAPDLPALAGPVYGLMVMPAVAFMIAAVSLAVALSTRIVVAIVLNVILVVSGLLIGGNDVLAETWLWRIAPWGWITVAHQFPGRWLTIVVLSLLTGSVAMGLATLGSRRAAVRD; this is encoded by the coding sequence ATGAGCGCCGCCACGCCGGTCAGGGCACGGGCCGCGATGAACGTGAGCCTGTGGGACCTGGTGCGCGCCGAGATCACCCGCAGCCGACGCACCTTCACCTGGGGCGTCATCGGGACGACCCTCATCTTCACGGTCCACACCATCATCTTGGCCAACGCCTCCGTCTCCTCGGGCGTGGTCGAGGAGCTTCAGTGGAACGGCAACGCGCTGGCGTGGATGCACATGTACGCCGGAGCCTTCGCGGTTCCTCTGGGGCTGCTGACCGGGGCGATGGCCCAGTGGCGCGAGCAGCGGTGGCGCCAGGGCGGAACTGCCTGGCGCGCCGTCGATCCGCGCCGGGTGGTGGCCGCCCGTCTGGTGGTGCTGAGCCTGTCGGCCCTGGCCTGCCAGGTGGCGCTCGTCGCCCCGGTGGTAGCGCACGCCCTCATCGTCGGCAGTGGGTGGGGACCCTGGGACAGGTACCTCCTGTTCGCCCTCTACATGTGGATCGTCGTTACCGGCGCCTGCGCCTGGGGCATGGCGGCCTTCCGGGTGGCACGAGTCGTCGCCGTCGGAGTCGCACCCGTCCTCGGTTTCGTCTGGTCCGTGGCCGGGGCGGTCCAGGCGGAGCGGGACGACTGGTGGATGTTCCCGTGGGCGTGGACGGCCAGGGCGGCGTTGCCCTTGCTGGGTGTGCACGGCAACAGCGTGCTGCTCGAGGAGGACTCTCCGGTGTGGAGCTACCCGCTGGCGCCCGGACTCCTGCTGACGAGCGCCCTGACGCTGATCGGTGCCGCCCTGGCCCTCCTGGCGGGTCCTCCCGGAGGCGTGGCGCCAGCGGCCTCCAGGCTCTCCCGGCTGCTTCCCGGCAAGAGGACCGACGACGTACGTGACGACGCACGTTATGTCGCCCGGACGGCTCCGGCGTCGCCGCCGCGAGCCGCCTCGGAGCGTCGGTCCACGTCCGCCACCCGTATGGCCCGTGTCCCTGGGCCTCGCAGTGCTGTCCTGGCGATGGCCGGGGTCCTGCCCTGGGCCGTGTGGGCGGTCCTGGCGGTCCTGCTGCTGGTCCTTCTGGGAGTCCTCCACACCGCCTACCCGCCCGGGTACGGGCAGAGCGTTCTCGAGCTCATGGGGGTTCCGGTTGCGGCGGCCGTCGTCGGCATCACGGTCTGGGGGCGGCTCCAGCCGGCCTGGCGGGTACTCATTACCCGCCGGGGAGCCGGCAGCATCCTGACCTCCACCGCGATCCTGGGCGCTCTCTTCCTCCTCCCGGTCCTCGTCATCTCCTGGACCGTGACGGTTCTGGGCGACACCCTCACCCGGACCGCACCGGACCTGCCGGCGCTGGCCGGTCCCGTGTACGGGCTCATGGTGATGCCAGCAGTGGCCTTCATGATCGCGGCCGTCAGCCTGGCGGTGGCACTGAGCACCCGGATCGTCGTGGCAATCGTCCTCAACGTCATCCTGGTGGTCTCGGGACTGCTCATCGGCGGCAACGACGTCCTGGCAGAGACCTGGCTGTGGCGGATTGCTCCCTGGGGCTGGATCACCGTTGCCCACCAGTTCCCGGGGCGCTGGCTGACGATCGTTGTGCTCAGTCTGCTCACCGGCTCGGTGGCGATGGGGCTCGCAACCCTGGGCTCCCGGCGTGCAGCCGTCCGGGACTGA
- a CDS encoding ATP-binding cassette domain-containing protein: MTSAPTAVPLPSPGSPAHATGIAPGLRLAGISKSFGRQKVLNGLDLSAYPGRVYGLLGLNGAGKSTAFNIALGLLRPDAGRVEIQGSPFTRRSLARVGASINGPALFPQLSARRNLLVHCRLTGTSPETIDPLLERVGLASAGRKRAGTFSTGMKVRLSLAMALLTDPEVLILDEPQNGLDPQGIIELRDLVRALADEGRTVVVSSHQLGEIARMSDDIGVLATGRLVYEGPLADFADADDERAMEKAFLAAVTPGGHRMETEARA; the protein is encoded by the coding sequence ATGACATCCGCTCCAACAGCAGTACCTCTCCCCTCCCCCGGCTCCCCTGCCCATGCCACCGGTATCGCCCCCGGGCTGAGGCTGGCCGGGATATCGAAGTCCTTCGGTCGTCAGAAAGTGCTCAACGGCCTCGATCTGTCGGCCTATCCTGGCCGCGTCTACGGGCTGCTCGGCCTCAACGGGGCCGGCAAGTCGACGGCCTTCAACATCGCCCTGGGGCTGCTCAGGCCCGACGCCGGCCGCGTAGAGATCCAGGGCTCCCCCTTCACCCGGCGCAGTCTGGCCCGGGTCGGCGCCTCCATCAACGGCCCCGCCCTCTTCCCCCAGCTGTCCGCACGACGCAACCTGCTCGTCCACTGCCGTCTGACCGGCACCTCCCCGGAGACCATCGACCCGCTCCTGGAGCGCGTGGGTCTGGCGAGTGCTGGGAGAAAGCGTGCCGGCACCTTCTCCACCGGCATGAAGGTGCGACTGTCCCTGGCCATGGCGCTCCTGACCGACCCGGAGGTCCTCATCCTTGACGAGCCCCAGAACGGTCTGGATCCTCAGGGCATCATCGAGCTGCGCGACCTCGTGCGGGCCCTGGCCGACGAGGGCCGCACCGTCGTCGTCTCCAGCCACCAGCTCGGCGAGATCGCGCGCATGAGTGACGACATCGGGGTCCTGGCCACAGGCCGACTGGTCTACGAGGGACCGTTGGCCGACTTCGCCGACGCCGATGACGAGCGGGCCATGGAGAAGGCCTTCCTGGCCGCCGTCACCCCAGGTGGGCACCGCATGGAGACGGAGGCCCGGGCATGA
- a CDS encoding response regulator encodes MTPAAIRVAVVDDQPLLVSAFSALVGAQPDMEVVLEAVNGRQGVDRLTAQALEPRGGADLVLMDLRMPVMDGVSAIRELRATPATSALRILVLTTFDDDELVLAALGAGAHGFLLKDAEPTTLLEAIRVVARGGSWLDPAVTGTVLAHLDTDGGSVTGTGDGTLVPRPPTSPAGSTGGAVPVVGAPSGPYEPLTGREDAVLALVCQGLSNARIGERLHVAESTVKSHVKTILGKTGCHNRVELVIYALTTGLVQPQ; translated from the coding sequence ATGACCCCCGCTGCGATCAGGGTCGCCGTCGTCGACGACCAGCCGCTGCTGGTCAGCGCCTTCAGCGCCCTCGTGGGCGCGCAGCCAGATATGGAGGTCGTGCTCGAGGCCGTCAACGGACGCCAGGGAGTCGACCGCCTCACCGCCCAGGCCCTCGAGCCCCGAGGCGGGGCCGACCTGGTGCTCATGGACCTGCGGATGCCGGTGATGGACGGGGTCAGCGCCATCCGCGAGCTGCGTGCTACGCCGGCCACCTCCGCCTTACGGATCCTGGTCCTGACCACCTTCGATGACGACGAGCTCGTCCTGGCGGCCCTGGGCGCCGGGGCCCACGGCTTCCTCCTCAAGGACGCTGAGCCGACGACGCTGCTGGAGGCGATCCGCGTCGTCGCCCGTGGCGGGTCCTGGCTGGACCCGGCCGTCACCGGCACCGTCCTGGCCCACCTTGACACGGACGGCGGGTCGGTCACAGGCACGGGGGACGGCACGCTCGTCCCACGGCCCCCGACCTCGCCGGCGGGTTCGACCGGTGGCGCCGTGCCCGTCGTCGGGGCGCCGTCGGGACCCTACGAGCCTTTGACCGGGCGGGAGGATGCTGTGCTCGCCCTGGTGTGCCAGGGACTGAGCAACGCCCGGATCGGTGAGCGGCTCCATGTCGCCGAGTCGACGGTCAAGTCCCACGTCAAGACGATCCTGGGCAAGACGGGCTGCCACAACCGCGTCGAGCTGGTCATCTACGCCCTGACCACCGGGCTCGTCCAGCCCCAGTAG